Below is a window of Haloterrigena alkaliphila DNA.
AGCGGGCGGAGGCCGGCGATCTCGACTCCTACAGCCGCGAGTTCGCCCGCGACGTCCCCGAGGGCGAACTCGACGACGCGATGGTCGACGCGGACGTCTTCGTCGGTCTCTCCGTGGGCGGCATCGTCGACTCGGCAATGGTGCGGTCCATGGCCGCGGATCCGATCATCTTCGCGATGGCAAACCCCGATCCCGAGATCGACTACGAGACCGCGAAGAACGCCCGCGACGATACGGTCATCATGGCCACGGGCCGCTCGGACTACCCGAACCAGGTCAACAACGTCCTCGGGTTCCCGTTCATCTTCCGGGGCGCGCTGGACGTCCGGGCCAGCGAGATCAACGAGGCGATGAAGGTGGCCGCCGCTGAGGCCATCGCCGACCTCGCGCGGACGGACGTTCCCGACGCCGTCCGCAAGGCCTACGGCGACCAGCCGCTGCAGTTCGGCCCCGAGTACATCATCCCGAAGCCGCTCGATCCGCGGGTGCTGTTCGAGGTCGCCCCGGCGGTCGCCCGGGCCGCGGTCGAAAGCGGGGCCGCCCGCACCGAGATCGATCTCGAGACGTACGTCGAGGAACTCGAGGCCCGCCTCGGGAAATCCCGCGAGATGATGCGGACCGTGTTCAACAAGGCCAAGACCGATCCGAAACGGCTCGCGCTGGCCGAGGGGACGAACGAGCGGATCGTCCGCGCGGCGGCCCAGATCGCCGACCGGGACCTCGCGCGGCCGGTGTTGCTCGGCGACGAGACTGAGATCCGGCGTACCGTCGCCGACCTCGGCCTCGAGTTCGAGCCCGAGGTGGTCGATCCGACCGTCGGCGAGCACGAGGCGTACGTCGACGCGCTGTACGAACGCCGTCAGCGCAAGGGCGTCACGCGTACGGAGGCGGCGGATCTGATCCAGGATACCGACTACTTCGGAAGCGTGATGGTCGAGCAGGGCGACGCCGACGCGATGCTCACCGGGCTGACGAACCACTACCCGTCCGCGCTGCGGCCGCCGCTGCAGGTGATCGGCACGGCGCCGGACACCGACTACACCGCGGGCGTCTACATGCTGACGTTCAAGAACCGCGTCGTCTTCCTCGCCGACGCGACGGTCAATCAGGACCCCGACGCGGACGTGCTGGCCGAGATCACCCGTCACACGGCCGAACTCGCGCGACAGTTCAACGTCGAGCCCCGTGCGGCTCTCCTTTCGTATTCGGACTTCGGCAGCGTCGACAACGAGGGGACCCGCAAGCCCCGGCGAGCGGCAGATCGACTCCGCGAGGAGCCGGCCGTCGACTTCCCGGTCGACGGCGAGATGCAGGCCGACACCGCCGTCGTCGAGGACCTGCTCGCGGGCGGCTACGAGTTCTCGGACCTCGAGGAGCCCGCGAACGTGCTCGTCCTCCCGAACCTCGAGGCGGGCAACATCTGCTACAAACTGCTCCAGCGGCTGGGCGGGGCCGAGGCCATCGGACCGATGCTGGTCGGGATGGATCGGCCGGTCCACGTCCTCCAGCGCGACGACGAGGTCAGCGACATCGTCAATCTGGCGGCCGTCGCGACGGTCGACGCGCAGGAGGAGTAGCGGACGCGAAAAGGAGATGTGAAAGCGGACCCGAAGACGTGATGTGAAACGACTCGGCGGGGACGCGAA
It encodes the following:
- a CDS encoding NADP-dependent malic enzyme, with translation MSLDEDALEYHREEPPGKIEIRTTKSTTTQRDLSLAYSPGVAAPCREIAEREDDAYQYTAKGNLVGVVSNGSAVLGLGDIGAQASKPVMEGKGVLFKRFADIDVFDIELEHDAVDPFVESVAAMEPTFGGVNLEDIAAPACFEIEERLRERMDVPVFHDDQHGTAIISGAALLNAADIADKDLEDVSVTFAGAGAAALATARFFVSLGVRTENITMVDIDGILTTERAEAGDLDSYSREFARDVPEGELDDAMVDADVFVGLSVGGIVDSAMVRSMAADPIIFAMANPDPEIDYETAKNARDDTVIMATGRSDYPNQVNNVLGFPFIFRGALDVRASEINEAMKVAAAEAIADLARTDVPDAVRKAYGDQPLQFGPEYIIPKPLDPRVLFEVAPAVARAAVESGAARTEIDLETYVEELEARLGKSREMMRTVFNKAKTDPKRLALAEGTNERIVRAAAQIADRDLARPVLLGDETEIRRTVADLGLEFEPEVVDPTVGEHEAYVDALYERRQRKGVTRTEAADLIQDTDYFGSVMVEQGDADAMLTGLTNHYPSALRPPLQVIGTAPDTDYTAGVYMLTFKNRVVFLADATVNQDPDADVLAEITRHTAELARQFNVEPRAALLSYSDFGSVDNEGTRKPRRAADRLREEPAVDFPVDGEMQADTAVVEDLLAGGYEFSDLEEPANVLVLPNLEAGNICYKLLQRLGGAEAIGPMLVGMDRPVHVLQRDDEVSDIVNLAAVATVDAQEE